A stretch of Lathyrus oleraceus cultivar Zhongwan6 chromosome 6, CAAS_Psat_ZW6_1.0, whole genome shotgun sequence DNA encodes these proteins:
- the LOC127094311 gene encoding uncharacterized protein LOC127094311, translating to MVVEAYVLKKEGNLAIEPEPPDKPVLAKGNANMQRLDCIYDDEPLGDLVELKLPIKTGRKPVRQTPRRFATVIMAKIKAEVERLLKSKFIQTARRFISNLSGKTKAFSPLLRLKNEDFKWQEEHQEAFDKIKEYLIKPSVLAPPVRNRPMRLYITASESTIGMLPVEIQVQAVRTQRQYEIPSEDYWSMMVDELVDLDEEIMLALDSLQRQKEKVARAYNKKVKGKMFAVVGLVWRVILPMDRNGRVLGKWSPNWEGPFKVLQVGENYV from the exons atggttgtcgaagcctaTGTGTTAAAGAAAGAAGGTAATTTGGCTATTGAGCCAGAACCTCCAGATAAGCCAGTTTTGGCTAAAGGAAACGCCAACATGCAGCGTTTGGACTGCATTTATGACgatgaacctttagg gGATTTGGTCGAACTAAAACTGCCAATAAAAACTGGAAGAAAGCCAGTAAGGCAGACGCCTAGACGTTTTGCAACAGTgatcatggcaaagataaaagcTGAGGTAGAAAGGCTCCTTAAAAGCAAGTTTAtacaaactgcaag aagatttatatcaaattTAAGTGGCAAGACTAAAGCATTTTCACCACTCCTTCGACTGAAGAATGAGGACTTTAAGTGGCAAGAAGAGcaccaagaggctttcgacaaaattAAAGAATATTTGATTAAGCCTTCAGTACTGGCCCCTCCTGTTAGGAATAGGCCAATGAGGTTGTATATTACAGCTtcagaatcgactataggaa TGTTACCAGTAGAGATTCAGGTTCAGGCAGTCAGAACCCAAAGGCAatatgaaataccttctgaagattattGGAGCATGATGGTAGACGAACTGGTCGATTTAGATGAGGAGATAATGTTAGCCTTGGATTCACTACAAAGGCAGAAAGAAAAAGTCGCCAGAGCCTACAATAAGAAGGTGAAAGGCAAAATGTTCGCTGTCGTCGGTTTAGTTTGGAGAGTGATCTTGCCTATGGATAGAAATGGTAGAGTTTTGGGTAAATGGTCTCCAAATTGGGAAGGACCGTTTAAGGTTTTGCAG GTTGGAGAAAACTATGTTTGA